One genomic segment of Amycolatopsis granulosa includes these proteins:
- the thpD gene encoding ectoine hydroxylase yields MEPGVQDSYPTRVAATTQPIDRADPTVWGTEADGPVDAATLASHDAKGYHIVEGLLSPAEVQGYWQELVRLSSDEQLKADERVITEKQTGSVRSIFEVHKISELIAELVRDPRILDRARQILGSEVYVHQSRVNYMPGFKGTGFYWHSDFETWHAEDGMPRPRAVSCSIALTDNYPFNGGLMVMPGSQRTFVPCVGATPDDYYKSSLKEQEIGVPTEDDITKLAAEYGIDQFTGPAGSALWFDSNIMHGSGNNITPYPRSNIFLVFNSVENALVEPFAAAKPRPTFIGSRDFTPVTR; encoded by the coding sequence ATGGAACCCGGTGTCCAGGACAGTTACCCCACGCGGGTCGCTGCCACCACCCAGCCCATCGACCGGGCCGACCCGACGGTCTGGGGCACCGAGGCCGACGGCCCGGTCGACGCGGCGACGCTCGCTTCGCACGACGCGAAGGGCTACCACATCGTCGAGGGGTTGCTCTCGCCCGCTGAGGTGCAGGGTTACTGGCAGGAGCTGGTCCGGCTCTCCAGCGACGAGCAGCTGAAGGCCGACGAGCGGGTGATCACGGAGAAGCAGACCGGCAGCGTCCGGTCGATCTTCGAGGTTCACAAGATCAGCGAGCTGATCGCGGAGCTGGTCCGCGACCCGCGGATCCTCGACCGGGCCCGGCAGATCCTCGGCTCCGAGGTGTACGTCCACCAGAGCCGCGTGAACTACATGCCGGGCTTCAAGGGCACCGGGTTCTACTGGCACTCCGACTTCGAGACCTGGCACGCCGAGGACGGCATGCCACGGCCTCGGGCGGTGAGCTGCTCGATCGCGCTGACCGACAACTACCCGTTCAACGGCGGCCTGATGGTCATGCCGGGCTCGCAGCGAACGTTCGTGCCGTGCGTCGGCGCGACCCCGGACGACTACTACAAGTCGTCGCTGAAGGAGCAGGAGATCGGCGTGCCCACCGAGGACGACATCACCAAGCTCGCCGCGGAGTACGGGATCGACCAGTTCACCGGGCCCGCCGGTTCGGCGTTGTGGTTCGACTCGAACATCATGCACGGGTCCGGCAACAACATCACGCCGTATCCGCGCTCGAACATCTTCCTGGTGTTCAACAGCGTCGAGAACGCGCTCGTCGAGCCGTTCGCGGCCGCGAAGCCCAGGCCGACCTTCATCGGCAGCCGGGACTTCACGCCTGTGACGCGGTAG
- a CDS encoding DUF6932 family protein, with product MPLPHWTPQGVLPPGRLPADVADIYERLVFDAPHQNAREILFSALNSYLGAVARIIPSGRAWIGGSFITRTPDVPSGLDVVLIPDDWGGLKRMTGPARDSLYGLLTLRGVIVGQPAMYLDQVQPVGGLLDGFLCFPGDEETWAATWSADGHRGFPEVVW from the coding sequence ATGCCGCTGCCCCATTGGACCCCGCAGGGGGTGCTGCCGCCCGGGCGGCTGCCGGCGGACGTGGCCGACATCTACGAACGTCTCGTCTTCGACGCGCCGCACCAGAACGCCCGCGAGATTCTGTTCAGCGCCCTGAACAGCTACCTCGGCGCGGTCGCCCGGATCATCCCGAGCGGCCGCGCGTGGATCGGCGGTTCGTTCATCACGCGGACGCCCGACGTGCCCAGCGGCCTCGACGTGGTGCTCATCCCGGACGACTGGGGCGGGCTCAAGCGCATGACCGGCCCGGCGCGGGATTCGCTGTACGGGCTGCTGACCCTGCGCGGCGTGATCGTCGGGCAGCCCGCGATGTACCTCGATCAGGTGCAACCCGTCGGCGGGTTGCTCGACGGGTTCCTGTGTTTCCCCGGTGACGAGGAGACCTGGGCGGCCACCTGGTCGGCTGACGGGCACCGCGGTTTCCCCGAGGTGGTGTGGTGA
- a CDS encoding BTAD domain-containing putative transcriptional regulator, with product MREGLRVRLLGPVELSAGGRAVPVGGAGVRGLLAILALAPNRTVALDDLIDALWRDPPPTARTIVHGNVSQLRRVLRSLGTSQARIETAPPGYRLRIDPSLIDVHQARALSERAEAAPLSERARLLAEAWALWRGPELGGVPESLRAPQLADLRRAVHGARVDADLALGRHEELITELTPLVRQDPRRERTAGQLMRALYHSGRRAEALEVYREVARYASRTLGLDPGPDLRALHQHVLHDDLAPAAAAVDVRRVVPRQLPPAVAVLAGRSADLAWLDGLDTIGVLTGPPGIGKSALAVTWAHRVSARFPDGVLFAPLHGFDAAHAPMPVTAVLAQFLLGLGVPPPGLPQSEDERLALYRSLTGERRMLVVLDDARSADQVRPLLPPGPGSLAVVTSRARLDGLTVSHGARVRPLAPLARDDSVRLIGEVAGEAAAGHHEQLARLCGDLPLALRIAGARLAAAPAWAVPEFVAELASERTRLDALDVDDAGVRAALDVSYRGLPDDVAALFRALAAFPGPTVGPFPAAALGDVPVGEARRRLRVLAAHHLLAESGPDVFTQHDLVRLYQRELGGASPAALARVVRYYQAAADRARRCLLRIVDPLEFSAGPLPEPAGFDDALAWFAAEWPNLLAVLEAAAQAGLHGDVWRLARVVHTYRVVRPLWDEWQQLVALGMSAAEACGDAEARFWMLISRCALSLTFGPGAQSLADASAAAALAGADFRRRICAMIHLGSALGSCGRHEEAVACLGEAIEAAARAGADELRGQALANCAEVEKARGRFARAIEHQLASLEIDRRLGDDSYVVVSLNNLAESYLGLGDDERAMSYASDAVELAARRGFQLQESVGRFTVGRLLRRRGDLEGARRQVELAAELHERVSPTPSAEMRAELAALASAGG from the coding sequence GTGCGCGAGGGGTTGCGGGTCCGGCTGCTCGGCCCGGTGGAGCTTTCCGCGGGTGGCCGCGCGGTGCCGGTCGGCGGCGCGGGGGTGCGCGGGCTGCTCGCGATACTGGCGCTCGCGCCGAACCGGACCGTCGCCCTCGACGACCTGATCGACGCGCTGTGGCGGGACCCGCCGCCGACGGCGCGCACGATCGTGCACGGCAACGTCTCGCAGCTGCGCCGGGTCCTGCGGTCGCTGGGGACCAGCCAGGCGCGGATCGAGACCGCACCACCCGGCTACCGGCTGCGCATCGACCCGTCGCTGATCGACGTCCACCAGGCCCGCGCGTTGTCCGAGCGTGCCGAGGCCGCGCCGTTGAGCGAACGCGCGCGACTGCTGGCCGAGGCGTGGGCGCTGTGGCGGGGTCCGGAGCTGGGCGGGGTGCCGGAGTCGCTGCGCGCGCCCCAGCTGGCCGACCTGCGCAGGGCGGTGCACGGCGCCCGGGTCGACGCCGACCTGGCCCTCGGCCGTCACGAGGAGCTGATCACCGAGCTGACCCCGCTCGTCCGGCAGGACCCGCGGCGCGAGCGGACGGCCGGCCAGCTCATGCGCGCCCTCTACCACTCCGGCCGCCGGGCGGAAGCGCTCGAGGTGTACCGGGAGGTCGCGCGGTACGCGTCCCGGACGCTCGGCCTCGACCCCGGGCCGGACCTGCGTGCGCTGCACCAGCACGTGCTGCACGACGACCTCGCACCGGCTGCCGCCGCGGTCGACGTGCGGCGCGTCGTACCGCGCCAGCTGCCGCCCGCGGTCGCCGTGCTGGCCGGGCGCTCGGCGGACCTGGCGTGGCTGGACGGTCTGGACACGATCGGCGTGCTCACCGGGCCGCCCGGGATCGGCAAGAGCGCGCTGGCGGTGACCTGGGCGCACCGGGTGAGCGCCCGCTTCCCGGACGGTGTCCTGTTCGCTCCGTTGCACGGGTTCGACGCCGCACATGCGCCGATGCCCGTGACGGCGGTGCTCGCGCAGTTCCTGCTCGGGCTCGGGGTGCCGCCACCCGGGCTACCGCAGTCCGAGGACGAGCGGCTCGCGCTGTACCGGTCGCTGACCGGTGAGCGGCGGATGCTGGTCGTGCTCGACGACGCGCGGTCGGCCGACCAGGTGCGGCCGTTGCTGCCGCCCGGGCCGGGTTCGCTGGCCGTCGTGACGTCCCGGGCGCGGCTGGACGGGCTGACCGTGTCGCACGGCGCCCGGGTCCGGCCGCTGGCGCCCTTGGCGCGGGACGACTCGGTGCGGCTGATCGGCGAGGTGGCGGGCGAGGCGGCGGCCGGGCACCACGAGCAGCTGGCGCGGTTGTGCGGGGACCTGCCGCTCGCGCTGCGGATCGCCGGCGCCCGGCTGGCGGCCGCCCCGGCGTGGGCGGTGCCCGAGTTCGTGGCGGAGCTGGCGAGTGAGCGGACGCGGCTGGACGCGCTGGACGTGGACGACGCCGGGGTGCGGGCGGCGCTGGACGTGTCGTACCGGGGGCTGCCGGACGACGTCGCGGCTCTGTTCCGGGCGCTCGCGGCGTTTCCCGGGCCGACGGTGGGCCCGTTCCCGGCGGCGGCACTGGGCGACGTGCCGGTCGGCGAGGCGCGGCGGCGGTTGCGGGTGCTTGCGGCGCACCACCTGCTGGCCGAGAGCGGACCGGACGTGTTCACACAGCACGACCTGGTCCGGCTGTACCAGCGCGAGCTGGGTGGCGCGTCCCCGGCCGCGCTGGCCCGGGTGGTGCGCTACTACCAGGCGGCGGCCGACCGGGCACGGCGGTGCCTGTTGCGCATCGTCGACCCGCTGGAGTTCTCCGCCGGGCCGCTGCCCGAGCCGGCGGGCTTCGACGACGCGCTGGCGTGGTTCGCGGCCGAGTGGCCCAACCTCCTGGCGGTGCTGGAGGCCGCGGCGCAGGCCGGGCTGCACGGCGATGTCTGGCGCCTGGCTCGGGTGGTGCACACCTACCGCGTGGTGCGGCCCCTGTGGGACGAGTGGCAGCAGCTGGTCGCGCTGGGGATGTCGGCGGCGGAGGCGTGCGGGGACGCCGAGGCGCGCTTCTGGATGCTGATCTCGCGGTGCGCGCTGTCCCTGACGTTCGGCCCGGGAGCGCAGAGCCTGGCGGACGCGTCGGCCGCCGCGGCGCTGGCCGGCGCCGATTTCCGGCGCCGCATCTGCGCGATGATCCACCTCGGCAGCGCGCTGGGCTCCTGCGGCCGGCACGAGGAGGCGGTGGCGTGCCTGGGCGAGGCGATCGAGGCGGCGGCGCGGGCAGGTGCGGACGAGTTGCGGGGGCAGGCGCTGGCGAACTGCGCCGAGGTGGAGAAGGCGCGGGGCCGGTTCGCGCGGGCGATCGAGCACCAGCTCGCATCGCTGGAGATCGACCGGCGCCTCGGGGACGACAGCTACGTGGTGGTGTCGCTGAACAACCTGGCCGAGTCCTACCTCGGCCTGGGAGACGACGAGCGGGCGATGTCGTACGCGAGCGACGCGGTGGAGCTCGCGGCACGCCGGGGGTTCCAGCTGCAGGAGTCCGTCGGCCGGTTCACCGTGGGGCGGCTCCTGCGGCGCCGCGGAGACCTCGAAGGTGCCCGGCGGCAGGTCGAGCTGGCGGCGGAACTGCACGAGCGGGTGAGCCCCACCCCGTCGGCGGAGATGCGTGCCGAGCTGGCGGCACTGGCTTCCGCCGGGGGGTGA
- a CDS encoding GntR family transcriptional regulator, with the protein MLESPARGQREPKYWALKQHLLDLLETMPPGSPIPTERALATEFAVSRTTVRQALADLTAEGRLHRVQGKGTFAAEPKLAQRLQLSSYTEDMRAKGREPSSKLLEVEELTAEPELAKLLGIRNGAKVLRMRRLRLADGEPMALETTHLPLGRFRGLRKHVSSGGSLYAVLREHYGVEMDSAEETIETALAGPQEADLLGADVGTPMLLLSRHSFATDGKPVEFVRSIYRGDRYKFVTTLRRP; encoded by the coding sequence ATGTTGGAGTCACCTGCGCGCGGTCAGCGCGAGCCCAAGTACTGGGCGTTGAAGCAGCATCTGCTCGACCTGCTGGAGACGATGCCGCCGGGTTCGCCGATCCCCACCGAGCGCGCGCTGGCCACCGAGTTCGCGGTCTCCCGCACCACCGTGCGCCAGGCGCTCGCGGACCTGACCGCCGAGGGCCGGCTGCACCGCGTCCAGGGCAAGGGCACGTTCGCGGCCGAGCCGAAGCTGGCGCAGCGGTTGCAGCTGTCCTCCTACACCGAGGACATGCGCGCGAAGGGCCGTGAGCCGTCGTCGAAGCTGCTCGAGGTGGAGGAGCTGACGGCCGAGCCCGAGCTGGCGAAGCTGCTCGGCATCCGCAACGGCGCCAAGGTACTGCGGATGCGCCGCCTGCGGCTGGCCGACGGCGAACCGATGGCGCTGGAGACCACGCACCTGCCGCTGGGCCGGTTCCGCGGCCTGCGCAAGCACGTGTCGTCGGGCGGTTCGCTGTACGCGGTGTTGCGGGAGCACTACGGCGTGGAAATGGACAGTGCGGAGGAAACCATCGAGACCGCCCTCGCCGGGCCGCAGGAGGCCGACCTGCTGGGCGCCGACGTGGGCACGCCGATGCTCCTGCTGTCCCGGCATTCGTTCGCCACGGACGGCAAACCGGTCGAATTCGTGCGGTCGATCTACCGGGGTGACCGGTACAAGTTCGTCACCACCCTGCGGCGCCCCTGA
- a CDS encoding N-acetylglucosamine kinase: MKFVLGVDAGGTSTRALAVAADGTVLGTGRAGGANPNSHPPAEAVANLAAAIRGAHPEPAGASACVIGMAGTAKLTDPVVAALFDRTWRDLGLDPVVVLTDAEVAFASATDVPDGTVLIAGTGSIAGRIRGHRMVATEGGYGWLLGDEGSGFWLGREAVRATLAALGRDAELGPLATAVLAEAGVDPADRRLAWRRLITVANAEAPIRLARFAPLVAVADPAAADIVERAADLLVATALATRDPGEDSPIVLVGSVLGEDTRVGARVRAKLAGFEVLASSDGVLGAAWLAAVEAFGEDSARRPG; this comes from the coding sequence ATGAAGTTCGTGCTGGGAGTCGACGCGGGTGGCACGTCCACCCGCGCACTGGCCGTCGCCGCGGACGGCACCGTGCTGGGCACCGGCCGGGCGGGCGGCGCGAACCCGAACTCGCACCCGCCGGCGGAGGCGGTCGCGAACCTGGCGGCGGCGATCCGCGGCGCGCACCCGGAACCGGCCGGTGCGAGCGCCTGCGTGATCGGCATGGCCGGCACGGCCAAACTGACCGATCCGGTCGTCGCGGCCCTGTTCGACCGCACGTGGCGGGACCTCGGGCTGGACCCGGTCGTGGTCCTGACCGACGCCGAGGTCGCGTTCGCCTCGGCCACCGACGTGCCGGACGGGACGGTTCTGATCGCGGGAACGGGCTCGATCGCCGGCCGCATCCGCGGGCACCGCATGGTGGCCACCGAGGGCGGGTACGGCTGGCTGCTCGGCGACGAGGGCTCCGGGTTCTGGCTCGGCCGGGAGGCGGTGCGCGCGACCCTGGCCGCACTCGGGCGCGACGCCGAGCTCGGGCCGCTGGCCACCGCCGTGCTCGCCGAGGCCGGGGTCGACCCGGCCGACCGGCGCCTGGCGTGGCGGCGGCTGATCACGGTCGCCAACGCCGAGGCCCCGATCCGGCTGGCGCGCTTCGCGCCGCTGGTCGCGGTGGCCGACCCGGCCGCGGCGGACATCGTCGAACGCGCCGCGGACCTGCTGGTCGCGACCGCACTGGCGACCCGGGACCCGGGCGAGGACTCGCCGATCGTGCTGGTCGGCAGCGTGCTCGGCGAGGACACCCGGGTGGGGGCGCGGGTGCGCGCGAAACTCGCCGGGTTCGAGGTCCTCGCCAGCTCCGACGGTGTGCTCGGAGCGGCCTGGCTGGCCGCGGTGGAGGCGTTCGGCGAAGACTCGGCCCGGCGACCGGGCTGA
- the ectB gene encoding diaminobutyrate--2-oxoglutarate transaminase — MSIFEKLESEVRSYSRGWPVVFDRAQGTHLYGEDGRAYLDFFAGAGALNYGHNNPVLKQALIDYIERDGVTHALDMFTVAKRDLLETFDEHILKPRDLDYKVIFPGPGGANAVEAALKLARKVTGRESVINFTNAFHGMTIGALSVTGNSMKRHGAGIPLVHATPMPYDQYFDGAYPDFLYFERLLEDSGSGLNEPAAVIVETVQGEGGINAAGMEWLRGLADLCKRHDILLIVDDVQMGCGRTGPFFSFEDAGIKPDIVCLSKSISGYGLPMALTLIRPELDVWEPGEHNGTFRGISPAFVTAAEALRTYWSDDSLEKATRAKGERIGAALQGLVDAYPDAQLTAKGRGLARGLEFQNGELASKVCAAAFERGLLMETSGPDGEVAKLLPPLTVTDAEIGEGLEIIDASVQAVLGK, encoded by the coding sequence GTGAGCATCTTCGAAAAGCTCGAATCCGAAGTGCGCAGCTACAGCCGGGGATGGCCGGTCGTGTTCGACCGGGCGCAGGGCACCCACCTCTACGGTGAGGACGGCCGCGCCTACCTCGACTTCTTCGCCGGCGCCGGCGCGCTGAACTACGGGCACAACAACCCCGTGCTCAAGCAGGCCCTGATCGACTACATCGAGCGCGACGGCGTCACGCACGCCCTCGACATGTTCACCGTCGCCAAGCGTGACCTGCTCGAGACGTTCGACGAGCACATCCTCAAGCCGCGCGACCTGGACTACAAGGTCATCTTCCCGGGCCCCGGCGGTGCCAACGCCGTCGAGGCGGCCCTGAAGCTGGCCCGCAAGGTCACCGGCCGCGAGTCGGTCATCAACTTCACCAACGCCTTCCACGGCATGACGATCGGCGCGCTGTCGGTCACCGGGAACTCGATGAAGCGGCACGGCGCGGGCATCCCGCTGGTCCACGCCACTCCGATGCCTTACGACCAGTACTTCGACGGGGCGTACCCGGACTTCCTGTACTTCGAGCGCCTGCTCGAGGACTCCGGCAGCGGGCTCAACGAGCCGGCCGCCGTGATCGTGGAGACCGTGCAGGGCGAGGGCGGCATCAACGCGGCCGGCATGGAGTGGCTGCGGGGCCTGGCCGACCTGTGCAAGCGGCACGACATCCTGCTGATCGTCGACGACGTGCAGATGGGCTGCGGCCGCACCGGCCCGTTCTTCAGCTTCGAGGACGCCGGGATCAAGCCGGACATCGTGTGCCTGTCGAAGTCGATCAGCGGCTACGGCCTGCCGATGGCGCTCACGCTCATCCGCCCCGAGCTCGACGTGTGGGAGCCCGGTGAGCACAACGGCACCTTCCGCGGCATCAGCCCCGCGTTCGTCACGGCCGCCGAGGCCCTGCGCACCTACTGGAGTGACGACTCGCTGGAGAAGGCGACCCGGGCCAAGGGTGAGCGCATCGGCGCGGCGCTGCAGGGCCTGGTCGACGCCTACCCCGACGCCCAGCTGACCGCCAAGGGCCGTGGCCTTGCCCGCGGTTTGGAGTTCCAGAACGGGGAACTCGCCAGCAAGGTGTGCGCGGCTGCCTTCGAACGCGGTCTGCTGATGGAGACCTCCGGGCCGGACGGCGAGGTGGCGAAGCTGCTGCCCCCGCTGACCGTCACCGACGCCGAGATCGGCGAGGGGCTGGAGATCATCGACGCCTCCGTCCAGGCCGTGCTCGGGAAGTAG
- a CDS encoding ectoine synthase, with protein sequence MIVRTLDEITDTDADIKTPNWRSKRIVLAKEKVGFSVHETTLYAGTVNDFWYANHIEAVFVYEGEGEITNKETGETFQLRPGSLYLLNNHDKHQVRPKTDMKTVCVFNPPVTGREVHDENGVYPLVVEEDAEATA encoded by the coding sequence TTGATCGTCCGGACCCTCGACGAGATCACCGACACCGACGCCGACATCAAGACGCCGAACTGGCGCTCGAAGCGGATCGTCCTCGCCAAGGAGAAGGTCGGTTTCTCGGTGCACGAGACCACGCTGTACGCGGGGACCGTCAACGACTTCTGGTACGCCAACCACATCGAGGCGGTCTTCGTCTACGAGGGCGAAGGCGAGATCACGAACAAGGAGACCGGGGAGACCTTCCAGCTGCGCCCCGGCTCGCTCTACCTGTTGAACAACCACGACAAGCACCAGGTCCGGCCGAAGACCGACATGAAGACCGTGTGCGTCTTCAACCCGCCGGTGACCGGCCGGGAGGTGCACGACGAGAACGGCGTGTACCCGCTGGTGGTCGAGGAAGACGCCGAAGCCACCGCCTGA
- a CDS encoding GDSL-type esterase/lipase family protein encodes MRGYNSYVALGDSFTEGLNDLNPDGTFRGWADRLAEILAEGEPGFQYANLALRGKMLAEIVEEQVPIALELKPDLVTLCAGGNDVIVPGSDVDEIAAQLDEVIGKLRAAGIDVLVFNGPDTKHLPVMSVLRGKIGIYNAHLWTSAARHGAKIVDMWAMDVLHDPRAWSDDRLHFTAEGHRRIALRAAEVLGVPTAEDWREPWPIVGTRADWIALRRSDLAWTKTHLLPWIRRQLRGESMGDGLSPKRPQLAPFVVAPPVPDDHAAAS; translated from the coding sequence GTGCGTGGGTACAACAGCTATGTCGCGCTCGGTGACAGCTTCACCGAGGGGCTCAACGACCTGAACCCGGACGGGACGTTCCGGGGCTGGGCGGACCGGCTCGCCGAGATCCTCGCCGAAGGTGAACCGGGGTTCCAGTACGCCAACCTGGCGTTGCGCGGGAAGATGCTCGCCGAGATCGTCGAGGAGCAGGTGCCGATCGCGCTGGAGCTCAAGCCGGACCTGGTGACGCTGTGCGCGGGCGGCAACGACGTGATCGTGCCCGGCTCGGACGTGGACGAGATCGCGGCGCAGCTGGACGAGGTGATCGGCAAGCTGCGCGCCGCCGGCATCGACGTGCTCGTGTTCAACGGTCCGGACACCAAGCACCTCCCTGTGATGAGCGTGTTGCGCGGCAAGATCGGCATCTACAACGCGCACCTGTGGACCAGCGCGGCGCGGCACGGCGCGAAGATCGTCGACATGTGGGCGATGGACGTGCTGCACGACCCGCGCGCCTGGAGCGACGACCGGCTGCACTTCACGGCCGAGGGGCACCGGCGGATCGCGTTGCGCGCGGCCGAGGTGCTGGGGGTGCCCACGGCTGAGGACTGGCGCGAGCCCTGGCCGATCGTCGGCACGCGGGCGGACTGGATCGCATTGCGCCGGTCGGACCTGGCGTGGACGAAGACGCACCTGCTGCCCTGGATCCGGCGGCAGCTGCGTGGCGAGTCGATGGGTGACGGGCTGTCGCCGAAGCGGCCGCAGCTGGCGCCGTTCGTGGTGGCTCCGCCGGTGCCGGACGACCACGCCGCGGCGAGCTGA
- a CDS encoding SIS domain-containing protein — MAAEITDQPAVLGGLVARRAEIAQVAREIARRPPRFALLAARGSSDHAALYAKYLIEVLLGLPAGLVSPSTVTLYGARPDLRDVLLVSVSQSGGSPDLLEFTQTARKQGALTVAVTNTPASPLGGAAQLSVDIGAGTETAVAATKTYSATLLALYLLVDAVRGGDASAAADIEPLARQALEIDVQRAVDRYRFVDRIITTGRGYSYATALESALKLAETSYLAARAYSGADLLHGPVAAVDEETAVLAITSAGRGAAALRDVLTAVADRGADVLALGSSADDVPAAVRIPVPSVAEEIAPVLEVLPVQRIALGLALARGLDPDRPRGLHKVTRTR; from the coding sequence ATGGCCGCCGAGATCACCGATCAGCCGGCCGTGCTGGGTGGACTGGTGGCCCGCCGCGCCGAAATCGCCCAGGTCGCCCGGGAAATCGCGCGGCGACCGCCACGGTTCGCACTGCTGGCCGCGCGCGGGTCGAGCGACCACGCGGCGTTGTACGCGAAGTACCTCATCGAGGTCCTGCTCGGCCTGCCGGCCGGACTCGTCTCACCCTCCACGGTGACCCTCTACGGCGCCCGCCCCGACCTGCGGGACGTGCTGCTGGTGTCGGTCAGCCAGAGCGGCGGCTCGCCCGATCTGCTCGAGTTCACCCAGACGGCGCGCAAGCAGGGCGCACTGACGGTCGCGGTGACGAACACACCGGCCTCCCCCCTGGGCGGCGCCGCCCAGCTGTCCGTGGACATCGGTGCGGGCACCGAGACCGCGGTGGCCGCCACCAAGACCTACTCGGCCACGCTGCTCGCGTTGTACCTGCTCGTCGACGCGGTCCGGGGTGGCGACGCGTCGGCGGCGGCGGACATCGAGCCGCTGGCCCGGCAGGCACTGGAGATCGACGTGCAGCGTGCGGTGGACCGCTACCGCTTCGTCGACCGGATCATCACCACCGGCCGCGGCTACTCCTACGCGACTGCCCTGGAGTCGGCGCTCAAGCTCGCCGAGACCAGCTATCTGGCGGCCCGCGCGTACAGCGGCGCGGACCTGCTGCACGGCCCGGTCGCGGCCGTGGACGAGGAGACCGCGGTGCTGGCGATCACCAGCGCCGGCCGGGGCGCCGCCGCGCTGAGGGACGTCCTGACCGCCGTCGCCGACCGGGGCGCGGACGTGCTGGCCCTTGGCTCGTCCGCGGACGACGTGCCCGCCGCGGTCCGCATCCCGGTGCCTTCCGTGGCCGAGGAAATCGCGCCGGTGCTGGAGGTGCTGCCGGTGCAGCGGATCGCGCTCGGGCTGGCGCTGGCCCGAGGGCTCGACCCGGACCGCCCGCGCGGGCTGCACAAGGTGACCCGGACCCGATGA
- a CDS encoding DUF3159 domain-containing protein: MTEQATPERESLADILGGRNGAIDASLPPLAFVIGWLAAGSSIAWGSAAAIAVAVVVGVVRLVRGDKARAVVVSLAAVIVAALIALHTGRAQDFFLIQVLSNVASALLWVTSVVVRWPLLGVVVGLLLGQKTRWRRDPDLVRAYSRASLVWSLQYVLRVAVYLPLWWAGELVALGVSRTVLTWPLQALTIAVSGWVLYRALPRDHPGLRVVRSG; encoded by the coding sequence GTGACCGAACAAGCCACGCCGGAACGGGAATCGCTGGCCGACATCCTGGGGGGCCGCAACGGGGCGATCGACGCGAGCCTGCCGCCGCTGGCGTTCGTGATCGGCTGGCTGGCCGCGGGCTCCTCGATCGCCTGGGGCTCGGCCGCCGCGATCGCCGTGGCCGTGGTGGTGGGTGTCGTCCGGCTGGTGCGCGGTGACAAGGCACGGGCCGTGGTGGTCAGCCTCGCGGCGGTGATCGTGGCCGCGCTGATCGCGTTGCACACCGGCCGCGCCCAGGACTTCTTCCTGATCCAGGTGTTGTCCAACGTGGCCAGCGCGCTGTTGTGGGTGACCAGCGTGGTCGTGCGGTGGCCACTGCTGGGCGTGGTGGTCGGCCTGCTGCTCGGGCAGAAGACCCGGTGGCGGCGCGACCCGGACCTGGTGCGGGCCTACTCGCGGGCGAGCCTGGTGTGGTCGCTGCAGTACGTGCTGCGGGTCGCCGTCTACCTCCCGCTGTGGTGGGCGGGTGAGCTGGTGGCGCTGGGCGTTTCGCGCACCGTGCTGACGTGGCCGTTGCAGGCGCTGACCATCGCGGTGAGCGGGTGGGTGCTCTACCGCGCGCTGCCGCGGGACCACCCCGGCCTGCGGGTCGTGCGATCCGGGTAG
- the thiE gene encoding thiamine phosphate synthase: MPGLSGDQIRKRLDTARLYLCTGDRPDLAEFADAALAGGVDIVQLRDKRDDVPLEARQELAALEILAEACARHGALLAVNDRADIAAAVDADVLHLGQDDLPVPLARRIIGDEPVIGLSTHDVTQARAAAAEDGADYFCTGPCWPTPTKPGRPAPGLDLVRAAAQFGTVRPWFAIGGIDAERLPDVLAAGASRVVVVRAITEADDPEAAARALRTQLP; encoded by the coding sequence ATGCCAGGGCTCAGCGGGGACCAGATCCGGAAGCGACTCGACACGGCACGGCTGTACCTGTGCACCGGGGACCGGCCGGACCTGGCCGAGTTCGCCGACGCCGCACTGGCCGGCGGCGTGGACATCGTGCAGCTGCGGGACAAGCGGGACGACGTGCCGCTGGAGGCCCGCCAGGAGCTCGCCGCGCTGGAGATCCTCGCGGAGGCGTGCGCCCGGCACGGGGCCCTGCTGGCGGTGAACGACCGGGCGGACATCGCGGCGGCGGTGGACGCGGACGTGCTGCACCTGGGCCAGGACGACCTGCCGGTGCCGCTGGCGCGCCGGATCATCGGCGACGAGCCGGTGATCGGCCTGTCCACGCACGACGTCACCCAGGCACGGGCGGCGGCAGCGGAAGACGGTGCGGACTACTTCTGCACCGGTCCCTGCTGGCCGACACCGACCAAGCCGGGCCGCCCCGCGCCGGGACTCGACCTGGTGCGCGCGGCCGCGCAGTTCGGCACCGTGCGGCCGTGGTTCGCCATCGGCGGCATCGACGCGGAGCGGCTGCCGGACGTGCTGGCCGCCGGAGCGTCCCGGGTCGTGGTGGTGCGGGCCATCACCGAGGCGGACGACCCCGAGGCGGCCGCCAGGGCACTGCGCACACAGCTCCCCTAG